A genome region from Flavobacterium sp. CFS9 includes the following:
- a CDS encoding DUF5723 family protein, giving the protein MRKLYLVLIVVFQFSCFAQNKELLYNFTAIPQSSLVNPGADVAYKYYFGVPVLSGISANLGSSSFSAYDLFANNGVNFNDKVRNVINKSSSRDKTQINQQLELFSGGFRVGGKDSQSYVSFGAYQEFDFLMYVPKDPAILALDGNKDYIGKSFNLSDLNLRAEVLSVLHVGFHKKVSEKLVLGGRAKIYSSGANATSTRNSGYIYTGQAAGTPNLYTQTISSNLEIKTSGIAAFTKDEYEGDIPRDIAHNTFFNGSLGLGLDAGFTYYFKDNLQLTASIVDLGFVRQSKDVETLTYKGTYHYEGVNPNFDNSNEPKNIFDDFDKAIPRDTLYNKYTTFRPTKFYSSLQYSFGESRSDEDCNCHGKVTRKYVNGVGGQLFAMSMPVEPFVALTAFYRRSIFEKLDVKATYTVDSYSSKNIGLGLAGTVGKLNMYLLVNNLLELKDVSKANSMAFQFGFNFVFNDNSEE; this is encoded by the coding sequence ATGAGAAAATTATACTTAGTTCTGATAGTCGTGTTTCAGTTTTCTTGCTTTGCTCAAAATAAAGAATTACTGTATAATTTTACCGCCATTCCGCAATCTTCACTTGTAAATCCGGGAGCAGATGTAGCTTATAAATACTATTTTGGAGTTCCTGTTTTATCCGGAATTTCAGCAAATTTAGGGTCAAGCAGCTTTTCGGCTTATGATTTATTTGCGAATAACGGGGTGAATTTCAACGATAAGGTTCGAAATGTTATTAATAAATCATCCAGTAGAGATAAAACGCAGATCAACCAGCAGCTTGAACTGTTTTCAGGTGGTTTCAGAGTAGGAGGAAAAGACAGCCAGTCGTATGTTTCTTTCGGGGCTTATCAGGAATTTGATTTTTTAATGTATGTTCCGAAGGATCCCGCTATATTGGCATTAGACGGGAATAAAGATTATATAGGTAAGTCATTCAATTTATCCGATTTAAATTTAAGAGCCGAAGTACTTTCTGTGCTTCATGTTGGATTTCATAAAAAAGTAAGCGAGAAACTGGTTTTGGGAGGTCGTGCCAAAATCTATTCGAGCGGAGCAAATGCAACATCAACCCGAAATTCAGGATATATTTATACCGGACAGGCTGCTGGAACACCTAATTTATACACCCAGACGATTTCGTCTAACTTAGAGATAAAGACTTCAGGTATTGCTGCATTTACAAAAGATGAATATGAAGGAGATATTCCGAGAGATATTGCGCACAATACTTTTTTTAACGGAAGTTTAGGTTTAGGACTTGATGCCGGTTTTACCTATTATTTTAAGGATAATCTTCAGCTTACTGCAAGTATTGTTGATTTGGGTTTTGTGAGACAGTCTAAAGATGTAGAAACCTTAACCTATAAAGGAACGTATCATTACGAAGGTGTAAATCCAAATTTTGATAATTCAAATGAACCGAAGAATATCTTTGATGATTTTGATAAAGCCATACCACGTGACACACTTTATAATAAGTACACCACCTTCAGACCAACAAAATTCTATTCTTCCCTTCAGTATTCTTTTGGTGAATCACGTTCGGATGAAGATTGTAATTGCCATGGAAAAGTCACCCGAAAATATGTCAACGGTGTAGGAGGACAGCTGTTTGCAATGTCTATGCCTGTAGAACCTTTTGTGGCATTAACCGCTTTTTACAGACGCAGTATTTTTGAAAAATTAGATGTAAAGGCTACTTATACAGTTGATTCTTATTCAAGTAAAAATATTGGTTTAGGACTTGCAGGTACAGTTGGAAAACTGAATATGTATCTTCTGGTCAATAACCTCTTAGAACTAAAAGATGTTTCAAAAGCCAACAGTATGGCGTTCCAGTTCGGATTTAATTTTGTTTTTAACGACAATTCGGAAGAATAG
- the guaB gene encoding IMP dehydrogenase: MIAHNSKIIGEGLTYDDVLLVPNYSNVLPREVSIKSKFSRNITLNVPIVSAAMDTVTESSMAIAMAQEGGIGVLHKNMTIEQQAAKVRRVKRAESGMIIDPVTLPTNSTIADAKNAMKEFGIGGIPIVDENKILKGIVTNRDLRFEKNGARPIAEVMTSTNLVTVAEGTSLEQAEVVLQGHKIEKLPVVNANNELVGLITFRDITKLTQKPIANKDVYGRLRVAAAIGVTGDAVQRAEALVAAGVDAIIIDTAHGHTEGVVNVLKEVKSKFPQIDVVVGNIATPEAAKYLVESGADGVKVGIGPGSICTTRIVAGVGFPQFSAVLEVAAAIKGSGVPVIADGGIRYTGDIPKAIAAGADCVMLGSLLAGTKESPGETIIFEGRKFKSYRGMGSVEAMQGGSKDRYFQDVEDDVKKLVPEGIVGRVPYKGELNESMLQFIGGLRAGMGYCGSKDIPTLQESGRFVRITSSGITESHPHNVTITKEAPNYSR; the protein is encoded by the coding sequence ATGATAGCACACAACTCCAAGATTATCGGCGAAGGTTTAACTTACGACGATGTATTATTAGTACCTAACTACTCGAATGTGCTTCCCCGCGAAGTGAGTATTAAATCAAAGTTTTCACGAAATATAACGCTAAATGTTCCTATAGTATCAGCTGCTATGGATACCGTTACCGAAAGTTCTATGGCAATTGCTATGGCTCAGGAGGGCGGAATTGGTGTTTTACATAAAAATATGACGATCGAGCAACAAGCTGCGAAAGTTAGAAGAGTAAAACGTGCAGAATCAGGAATGATTATCGATCCGGTAACTTTACCAACAAATTCAACTATTGCAGATGCTAAAAATGCAATGAAAGAATTCGGAATTGGTGGTATTCCAATCGTTGACGAAAATAAAATACTAAAAGGAATCGTTACCAACCGTGATTTGCGTTTCGAGAAAAACGGAGCAAGACCAATTGCTGAGGTAATGACCAGTACAAACTTAGTAACTGTTGCTGAAGGAACTTCTTTAGAGCAGGCTGAAGTAGTTTTACAAGGACATAAAATCGAAAAATTACCGGTGGTAAATGCTAATAATGAATTAGTAGGTTTAATCACTTTTAGAGATATCACAAAACTGACTCAAAAACCAATCGCTAACAAAGATGTTTACGGACGTTTGAGAGTTGCAGCGGCAATTGGAGTAACCGGTGATGCTGTTCAAAGAGCGGAAGCTTTAGTGGCAGCAGGTGTTGATGCCATTATCATCGATACTGCTCACGGACATACTGAAGGTGTGGTAAATGTATTAAAAGAAGTAAAATCAAAATTCCCTCAAATAGACGTAGTAGTTGGAAACATTGCTACTCCGGAAGCGGCTAAATATTTAGTAGAAAGCGGTGCTGACGGTGTAAAAGTGGGTATCGGACCTGGTTCTATCTGTACAACCCGTATCGTTGCCGGTGTTGGTTTCCCTCAGTTCTCAGCAGTTCTTGAAGTAGCTGCGGCTATCAAAGGAAGCGGTGTTCCGGTAATTGCCGATGGTGGAATTCGTTACACAGGAGATATCCCTAAAGCAATTGCTGCAGGAGCTGATTGTGTAATGTTAGGTTCGTTACTGGCAGGAACAAAAGAATCTCCGGGAGAAACAATTATCTTCGAAGGAAGAAAATTCAAATCGTATCGTGGAATGGGTTCTGTTGAAGCGATGCAGGGTGGATCTAAAGATCGTTATTTCCAGGATGTTGAGGACGATGTTAAAAAATTAGTTCCGGAAGGAATTGTGGGACGTGTTCCTTATAAAGGAGAATTAAACGAAAGTATGCTTCAGTTCATTGGCGGTCTTCGTGCCGGAATGGGATACTGTGGTTCAAAAGATATTCCAACGTTGCAAGAATCAGGACGTTTTGTTAGAATTACTTCAAGCGGAATCACTGAAAGTCACCCGCATAACGTAACCATTACAAAAGAAGCTCCAAATTATTCCAGATAA